The Tripterygium wilfordii isolate XIE 37 chromosome 1, ASM1340144v1, whole genome shotgun sequence sequence CACCCACACCCACAACCCCTCCTCCGCCATGTTATTAACGTGGTCTATAGAAAATGTGGTTTACGCCAATCTCATCGACGTGTGACTGTAAAAAACAATCACGTTATTATTGTAAAAATACAAAAGTAATCAAGCCATTTTCAATAGCGTGAATTGCTATATGCATAATAAAGTTGGATCTAATATTATATCCGCATATATTTGTGTCATCAGTAttatattggtaaaaaaaaaggtttggtaaaaaaaggttgttgatgatgatgtttcGCCCAATGTgtaatcatttaaaaaaaactgcCTGATGGTGTTATTTGGCTCACCCACCATCAGTAGACTCAACGTCATTATTAGAAAAGAAGACTAGCCATTACAACGTAAGCACACCTGAAAAGCACAAGACATGCAAACCTAAAACCAAAAACTGGGAACAAGATAGCACAAGTCAAATGAGTAGTGCTTCTACAAGACGAGACGCactactctctctttttttttattgacacTCTAATGAAGTAATGAAGACGAGAAGATTTGATTAGGCCTAGCTTCGGGTCCTGAACTTGGACTCGTCAATGGAAATACCCTCTTTCCCAGCCCGCTCTCCTCCAGACTCATCTGTGGTGCTAAGTCCACCTTTCCGTCCCATCTCCTGGTACCCTTCTGTCCCCAGCTGCTCCCTTCTTGTCTTCCCTCCTCTGctcctccctttttttttccaaacacaatatatatgtgaagtgaatatatacacacacaggaAATATATATATCCGGTTATAATATATGTAACATTTTGATACCTGCAGCTAGGTGTTCTTGTGCTTCAAGGCTTCTACCACCGGTGCCACCAGGGACGACGGTCTCCCCTCGCCTTGCCCTGGCGTCAAGCTCCGCTCTGTTTGGCTGATCAGCCGACATTAGTTCTCTATGCTTCAATTTCAACTTTCACCAAGATATTTATTCTTACAATTGCAACGGATGTGCTCCGGTGACTTGGGGGGCGAGGATTATATAAGACGGAGCGCAGGGAGGAGTTGAGGAGGTCGTGCCGCCCTTGAGTGACACGTGGAATCAAGGTGGCAGCTAAGGAGGAGGTGACACCAGGATggagagtgcaaaggagatgaCACGTGTCGTCTATATTGTGCGACCGCTACAATTGAATGCCACGTCGCAAATTaacttgcattttttttccttcaaacgGAAAGCAACTACTGTTTATCATATGCGTTCATGAAAATTGAAGAGGCTCATAAGATTAATTATAGAATTGATACCGTTATCAATTCTTCGAGATGGTATTTTTACCACTAACATCAAGAATAAtggtagggatggcaacggatCGGGTACCCTTCTAATTAATGGATATCAAAACCGTTTTCATTTAAAATACCCAATACCAAACTCgttccaaaaccgtttaaaaaaccttttaaattttcaaaaccggaatcattccataaccgtttaccatcggatacctgtttaccatttaacttttattttttgtaatttttctataaatatctataattcaatttcttaaaaaataatttgactTATCATGTTATTATAGTTTGAATGTAAATCTATAattctattatattattttatttaatatgcttgatcatattaaaatttaacatccaaataatatacctttatatagatgatttataatgttattactataactcacttttttatttaaacggttcgggtatcCTAAACCCgatatcaaaaaccaaacccgaccctaaaccataacgggtttgaaaatcaaaacgaaaaccgtttccaaaccctataggataGGTTTTCAGGTTTTAAATGGACCTGGTATCTTATGGATAGTGTTcggattggtttttttttgcaTCCCTAAATAATGGTAACGGTTATAAAAGTTTAATATCATTACCATTATCAAgtactaatatatatattaatattattttcagtgttagttttgtttaattatgatcattagatcTCTTGAGAAATAGATCAAGCCCAttgattttttagggtttatttggTATTATTCATCCTCAATAGTCAATCCTCACTCTCATAGTCTCATAGTCACTCTCATAGTCTCATAGCCTCACCTCCGcggctcctcctcctcctcctctccctaAAGAGTTTCTTAGCTATCTCAACTATTTCTCATTTCAAAAGTTGGAAAAGAGCAACCACTGTTGAGAGTGATGAGGAACTATTTCTCATTTCAAGATTGATTACTGGATGACTGGGATCgctaa is a genomic window containing:
- the LOC119996995 gene encoding late embryogenesis abundant protein EMB564-like, whose protein sequence is MSADQPNRAELDARARRGETVVPGGTGGRSLEAQEHLAAGRSRGGKTRREQLGTEGYQEMGRKGGLSTTDESGGERAGKEGISIDESKFRTRS